A genomic window from Lotus japonicus ecotype B-129 chromosome 1, LjGifu_v1.2 includes:
- the LOC130715093 gene encoding oxysterol-binding protein-related protein 1C-like isoform X1 produces MHSFRSSNSKISNNESTAVVQRSLSNCSRPSSSTRRVVQRSASASARFTRQNTEVMLNDIVGNGISGILYKWVNYGRGWRPRWFVLHDGVLSYYKIHGPDKLVLNRDVESLSKVIGEESLRRISSHRHSPSRNRRKPVSEIHLMVCSVRENKSDERRFSICTGTKKRLHLRAESREDRATWMEAMVAVKNMYPRLPSTEVMSPTMSTVVSTDKLRQRLLQEGVSEAAIRESEDIMRSEFSELQKHVVALKYKQSLLIDTLRHLEVLHSTEKVDLENTLVEDQRHSRDEGDPYLSTHEKYSDGSGSDYSDEQDRHDPSDDDRDAFFDTLEIFSTSSVRSNGSDQCEEKSSTGKHDPMSPIGSVGFNYPYIQRRMKLPDPAEKESAVSLWSIIKDNIGKDLTKVCLPVYFNEPLSSLQKCFEDLEYSYLLDQACEWGKMGDSLMRMLHVAAFAVSGYACTSGRSCKPFNPLLGETYEADCPDKGLQFISEKVSHHPMIVACHCEGRGWKFWGDSNLKSKFWGRSIQVDPVGVLTLEFDDGEVFHWSKVTTSIYNLILGKLYCDHYGTMRVEGNREYTCKIKFKEQSIIDRNPHQVHGIVEDKKGKTVATIFGKWDESLHYVIGGHSGKGSNVSAKPQLLWKRSPVPEYQTRYNLTQFATTLNEITPGLKEKLPPTDSRLRPDQRCLENGEYEMANSEKLRLEQRQRQARKMQEKGWQPRWFAKEKGSNTYRYVGGYWEAREKGSWESCPDIFGQFSADPDSTPTP; encoded by the exons ATGCATTCCTTTCGCAGCAGCAACAGCAAGATCAGCAACAATGAATCCACGGCTGTGGTACAACGTTCCCTCTCAAACTGCAGCCgcccctcctcctccacccgCCGTGTTGTACAACGCTCCGCCTCCGCCTCCGCCAGGTTCACTCGCCAGAACACTGAGGTCATGCTCAATGACATCGTAGGAAATGGGATCTCCGGCATCCTCTACAAATGGGTCAACTACGGCCGTGGATGGCGCCCCCGCTGGTTCGTCCTCCATGACGGTGTCCTCTCTTATTATAAGATCCATGGCCCTGATAAGCTCGTCCTCAACCGCGACGTCGAGTCGCTGTCGAAAGTCATCGGTGAAGAGTCCCTCCGCCGCATCTCCAGCCACCGCCATTCTCCCTCCCGCAACCGCCGCAAACCTGTCAGCGAAATCCACCTCATG GTGTGTTCGGTACGAgagaacaagtcagatgagagGAGGTTTTCAATATGCACCGGAACCAAGAAGAGGCTGCATTTGAGAGCAGAAAGCAGAGAAGACAGAGCAACATGGATGGAGGCAATGGTGGCAGTGAAGAACATGTACCCTCGACTTCCCAGCACAGAGGTCATGTCCCCCACCATGTCCACGGTGGTTTCCACCGACAAGTTGAGGCAGCGCCTCTTGCAGGAGGGTGTGAGTGAAGCTGCTATTCGTGAAAGTGAAGACATCATGAGGTCTGAATTCTCTGAGTTGCAAAAGCATGTTGTGGCTCTCAAATACAAGCAGTCTCTACTTATTGACACACTGCGACATCTAGAGGTGCTTCATTCT ACGGAGAAGGTTGACTTGGAGAACACACTTGTTGAAGATCAAAGGCATTCAAGGGATGAAGGGGATCCCTATCTATCAACTCATGAAAAGTACAGTG ATGGAAGTGGCAGTGATTACTCTGATGAGCAGGACAGGCATGATCCCTCTGATGATGACCGCGATGCATTCTTTGACACACTTGAAATTTTCTCAACAAGTTCAGTTAGAAGTAATGGATCAGACCAATGTGAAGAGAAAAGTTCAACTGGAAAACATGACCCAATGTCGCCCATAGGATCTGTTGGATTCAACTATCCTTACATCCAGCGAAGAATGAAGTTGCCTGATCCGGCTGAGAAAGAGAGTGCAGTCAGTCTATGGTCAATAATCAAAGATAATATTGGGAAGGATCTTACAAAAGTTTGTCTCCCAGTTTACTTCAATGAACCCCTCTCCTCATTGCAGAAATGTTTTGAAGATCTAGAGTACTCTTACCTCCTAGACCAAGCATGTGAATGGGGTAAAATG GGTGACAGTTTGATGAGGATGCTACATGTGGCTGCATTTGCAGTTTCAGGGTATGCCTGCACTAGTGGTAGAAGTTGCAAACCATTTAATCCACTGTTGGGTGAGACATATGAGGCAGATTGTCCAGACAAAGGCCTTCAATTTATCTCTGAGAAG GTCAGTCATCACCCCATGATTGTTGCATGTCATTGTGAGGGCCGTGGCTGGAAATTTTGGGGTGACAGCAATTTAAAGAGCAAATTTTGGGGTCGATCGATTCAGGTTGATCCTGTTGGAGTATTGACTTTGGAATTTGATGATGGGGAAGTGTTCCATTGGAGCAAG GTAACCACATCCATTTACAACCTCATTTTAGGAAAACTCTACTGTGACCATTATGGTACAATGAGAGTAGAGGGGAACCGTGAGTATACATGTAAGATCAAATTCAAGGAGCAATCCATCATTGATAGAAACCCCCACCAG GTTCATGGCATAGTAGAAGATAAGAAAGGTAAAACGGTGGCAACTATATTTGGAAAGTgggatgagagtttgcattacGTAATTGGAGGGCATTCAGGGAAAGGATCCAATGTGTCAGCAAAACCACAACTTTTGTGGAAGAGGAGCCCTGTACCAGAGTACCAGACAAGGTACAACCTCACACAGTTTGCTACTACACTGAATGAAATCACACCTGGACTAAAG GAGAAGCTGCCACCAACAGATTCCAGGCTGAGGCCTGATCAAAGATGTTTGGAGAATGGAGAATATGAAATGGCCAATTCTGAGAAGTTGCGGTTGGAACAAAGACAGCGGCAG GCACGGAAGATGCAAGAGAAGGGTTGGCAACCAAGGTGGTTTGCTAAGGAAAAAGGCAGCAACACTTACCGCTATGTTGGTGGATACTGGGAGGCAAGGGAAAAGGGGAGCTGGGAATCTTGTCCTGACATTTTTGGCCAATTCTCAGCTGATCCTGATTCGACCCCAACTCCATAA
- the LOC130715093 gene encoding oxysterol-binding protein-related protein 1C-like isoform X2 — MHSFRSSNSKISNNESTAVVQRSLSNCSRPSSSTRRVVQRSASASARFTRQNTEVMLNDIVGNGISGILYKWVNYGRGWRPRWFVLHDGVLSYYKIHGPDKLVLNRDVESLSKVIGEESLRRISSHRHSPSRNRRKPVSEIHLMVCSVRENKSDERRFSICTGTKKRLHLRAESREDRATWMEAMVAVKNMYPRLPSTEVMSPTMSTVVSTDKLRQRLLQEGVSEAAIRESEDIMRSEFSELQKHVVALKYKQSLLIDTLRHLETEKVDLENTLVEDQRHSRDEGDPYLSTHEKYSDGSGSDYSDEQDRHDPSDDDRDAFFDTLEIFSTSSVRSNGSDQCEEKSSTGKHDPMSPIGSVGFNYPYIQRRMKLPDPAEKESAVSLWSIIKDNIGKDLTKVCLPVYFNEPLSSLQKCFEDLEYSYLLDQACEWGKMGDSLMRMLHVAAFAVSGYACTSGRSCKPFNPLLGETYEADCPDKGLQFISEKVSHHPMIVACHCEGRGWKFWGDSNLKSKFWGRSIQVDPVGVLTLEFDDGEVFHWSKVTTSIYNLILGKLYCDHYGTMRVEGNREYTCKIKFKEQSIIDRNPHQVHGIVEDKKGKTVATIFGKWDESLHYVIGGHSGKGSNVSAKPQLLWKRSPVPEYQTRYNLTQFATTLNEITPGLKEKLPPTDSRLRPDQRCLENGEYEMANSEKLRLEQRQRQARKMQEKGWQPRWFAKEKGSNTYRYVGGYWEAREKGSWESCPDIFGQFSADPDSTPTP, encoded by the exons ATGCATTCCTTTCGCAGCAGCAACAGCAAGATCAGCAACAATGAATCCACGGCTGTGGTACAACGTTCCCTCTCAAACTGCAGCCgcccctcctcctccacccgCCGTGTTGTACAACGCTCCGCCTCCGCCTCCGCCAGGTTCACTCGCCAGAACACTGAGGTCATGCTCAATGACATCGTAGGAAATGGGATCTCCGGCATCCTCTACAAATGGGTCAACTACGGCCGTGGATGGCGCCCCCGCTGGTTCGTCCTCCATGACGGTGTCCTCTCTTATTATAAGATCCATGGCCCTGATAAGCTCGTCCTCAACCGCGACGTCGAGTCGCTGTCGAAAGTCATCGGTGAAGAGTCCCTCCGCCGCATCTCCAGCCACCGCCATTCTCCCTCCCGCAACCGCCGCAAACCTGTCAGCGAAATCCACCTCATG GTGTGTTCGGTACGAgagaacaagtcagatgagagGAGGTTTTCAATATGCACCGGAACCAAGAAGAGGCTGCATTTGAGAGCAGAAAGCAGAGAAGACAGAGCAACATGGATGGAGGCAATGGTGGCAGTGAAGAACATGTACCCTCGACTTCCCAGCACAGAGGTCATGTCCCCCACCATGTCCACGGTGGTTTCCACCGACAAGTTGAGGCAGCGCCTCTTGCAGGAGGGTGTGAGTGAAGCTGCTATTCGTGAAAGTGAAGACATCATGAGGTCTGAATTCTCTGAGTTGCAAAAGCATGTTGTGGCTCTCAAATACAAGCAGTCTCTACTTATTGACACACTGCGACATCTAGAG ACGGAGAAGGTTGACTTGGAGAACACACTTGTTGAAGATCAAAGGCATTCAAGGGATGAAGGGGATCCCTATCTATCAACTCATGAAAAGTACAGTG ATGGAAGTGGCAGTGATTACTCTGATGAGCAGGACAGGCATGATCCCTCTGATGATGACCGCGATGCATTCTTTGACACACTTGAAATTTTCTCAACAAGTTCAGTTAGAAGTAATGGATCAGACCAATGTGAAGAGAAAAGTTCAACTGGAAAACATGACCCAATGTCGCCCATAGGATCTGTTGGATTCAACTATCCTTACATCCAGCGAAGAATGAAGTTGCCTGATCCGGCTGAGAAAGAGAGTGCAGTCAGTCTATGGTCAATAATCAAAGATAATATTGGGAAGGATCTTACAAAAGTTTGTCTCCCAGTTTACTTCAATGAACCCCTCTCCTCATTGCAGAAATGTTTTGAAGATCTAGAGTACTCTTACCTCCTAGACCAAGCATGTGAATGGGGTAAAATG GGTGACAGTTTGATGAGGATGCTACATGTGGCTGCATTTGCAGTTTCAGGGTATGCCTGCACTAGTGGTAGAAGTTGCAAACCATTTAATCCACTGTTGGGTGAGACATATGAGGCAGATTGTCCAGACAAAGGCCTTCAATTTATCTCTGAGAAG GTCAGTCATCACCCCATGATTGTTGCATGTCATTGTGAGGGCCGTGGCTGGAAATTTTGGGGTGACAGCAATTTAAAGAGCAAATTTTGGGGTCGATCGATTCAGGTTGATCCTGTTGGAGTATTGACTTTGGAATTTGATGATGGGGAAGTGTTCCATTGGAGCAAG GTAACCACATCCATTTACAACCTCATTTTAGGAAAACTCTACTGTGACCATTATGGTACAATGAGAGTAGAGGGGAACCGTGAGTATACATGTAAGATCAAATTCAAGGAGCAATCCATCATTGATAGAAACCCCCACCAG GTTCATGGCATAGTAGAAGATAAGAAAGGTAAAACGGTGGCAACTATATTTGGAAAGTgggatgagagtttgcattacGTAATTGGAGGGCATTCAGGGAAAGGATCCAATGTGTCAGCAAAACCACAACTTTTGTGGAAGAGGAGCCCTGTACCAGAGTACCAGACAAGGTACAACCTCACACAGTTTGCTACTACACTGAATGAAATCACACCTGGACTAAAG GAGAAGCTGCCACCAACAGATTCCAGGCTGAGGCCTGATCAAAGATGTTTGGAGAATGGAGAATATGAAATGGCCAATTCTGAGAAGTTGCGGTTGGAACAAAGACAGCGGCAG GCACGGAAGATGCAAGAGAAGGGTTGGCAACCAAGGTGGTTTGCTAAGGAAAAAGGCAGCAACACTTACCGCTATGTTGGTGGATACTGGGAGGCAAGGGAAAAGGGGAGCTGGGAATCTTGTCCTGACATTTTTGGCCAATTCTCAGCTGATCCTGATTCGACCCCAACTCCATAA
- the LOC130715093 gene encoding oxysterol-binding protein-related protein 1C-like isoform X3, which produces MNSSPSFTIYGSGSDYSDEQDRHDPSDDDRDAFFDTLEIFSTSSVRSNGSDQCEEKSSTGKHDPMSPIGSVGFNYPYIQRRMKLPDPAEKESAVSLWSIIKDNIGKDLTKVCLPVYFNEPLSSLQKCFEDLEYSYLLDQACEWGKMGDSLMRMLHVAAFAVSGYACTSGRSCKPFNPLLGETYEADCPDKGLQFISEKVSHHPMIVACHCEGRGWKFWGDSNLKSKFWGRSIQVDPVGVLTLEFDDGEVFHWSKVTTSIYNLILGKLYCDHYGTMRVEGNREYTCKIKFKEQSIIDRNPHQVHGIVEDKKGKTVATIFGKWDESLHYVIGGHSGKGSNVSAKPQLLWKRSPVPEYQTRYNLTQFATTLNEITPGLKEKLPPTDSRLRPDQRCLENGEYEMANSEKLRLEQRQRQARKMQEKGWQPRWFAKEKGSNTYRYVGGYWEAREKGSWESCPDIFGQFSADPDSTPTP; this is translated from the exons ATGAATTCCTCTCCTTCATTTACAATTT ATGGAAGTGGCAGTGATTACTCTGATGAGCAGGACAGGCATGATCCCTCTGATGATGACCGCGATGCATTCTTTGACACACTTGAAATTTTCTCAACAAGTTCAGTTAGAAGTAATGGATCAGACCAATGTGAAGAGAAAAGTTCAACTGGAAAACATGACCCAATGTCGCCCATAGGATCTGTTGGATTCAACTATCCTTACATCCAGCGAAGAATGAAGTTGCCTGATCCGGCTGAGAAAGAGAGTGCAGTCAGTCTATGGTCAATAATCAAAGATAATATTGGGAAGGATCTTACAAAAGTTTGTCTCCCAGTTTACTTCAATGAACCCCTCTCCTCATTGCAGAAATGTTTTGAAGATCTAGAGTACTCTTACCTCCTAGACCAAGCATGTGAATGGGGTAAAATG GGTGACAGTTTGATGAGGATGCTACATGTGGCTGCATTTGCAGTTTCAGGGTATGCCTGCACTAGTGGTAGAAGTTGCAAACCATTTAATCCACTGTTGGGTGAGACATATGAGGCAGATTGTCCAGACAAAGGCCTTCAATTTATCTCTGAGAAG GTCAGTCATCACCCCATGATTGTTGCATGTCATTGTGAGGGCCGTGGCTGGAAATTTTGGGGTGACAGCAATTTAAAGAGCAAATTTTGGGGTCGATCGATTCAGGTTGATCCTGTTGGAGTATTGACTTTGGAATTTGATGATGGGGAAGTGTTCCATTGGAGCAAG GTAACCACATCCATTTACAACCTCATTTTAGGAAAACTCTACTGTGACCATTATGGTACAATGAGAGTAGAGGGGAACCGTGAGTATACATGTAAGATCAAATTCAAGGAGCAATCCATCATTGATAGAAACCCCCACCAG GTTCATGGCATAGTAGAAGATAAGAAAGGTAAAACGGTGGCAACTATATTTGGAAAGTgggatgagagtttgcattacGTAATTGGAGGGCATTCAGGGAAAGGATCCAATGTGTCAGCAAAACCACAACTTTTGTGGAAGAGGAGCCCTGTACCAGAGTACCAGACAAGGTACAACCTCACACAGTTTGCTACTACACTGAATGAAATCACACCTGGACTAAAG GAGAAGCTGCCACCAACAGATTCCAGGCTGAGGCCTGATCAAAGATGTTTGGAGAATGGAGAATATGAAATGGCCAATTCTGAGAAGTTGCGGTTGGAACAAAGACAGCGGCAG GCACGGAAGATGCAAGAGAAGGGTTGGCAACCAAGGTGGTTTGCTAAGGAAAAAGGCAGCAACACTTACCGCTATGTTGGTGGATACTGGGAGGCAAGGGAAAAGGGGAGCTGGGAATCTTGTCCTGACATTTTTGGCCAATTCTCAGCTGATCCTGATTCGACCCCAACTCCATAA